From Streptomyces sp. GSL17-111, one genomic window encodes:
- a CDS encoding Tellurium resistance, translating to MVSLWEHWRSGNRNRGPRFDTVGGPSSYAVELTKRYPQVSLTQEGAHTGTLRVNLSWRMRPSDLYDRPRRRISLRNPLEMLKPEPVNAHTQGMVNVDLDLACMYELKDGSKGVVQPLGGLVGDMHDPPYVKLSGDDRFGSGSGETIYVNLDHADEIKRLLFFVYIYDGTPAFDRTHAIVTLVPSSGPHVEVGLDERAPEARSCAVLMIEHDKNGNLVARREVRYVYGFQADLDRLYGWGMAWGRGYKSPSRR from the coding sequence ATGGTCTCTCTGTGGGAGCACTGGCGCAGCGGCAACAGGAACCGCGGGCCGCGGTTCGACACGGTGGGCGGTCCGTCGAGTTACGCGGTGGAGCTGACCAAGCGGTACCCGCAGGTGTCGCTCACGCAGGAGGGTGCCCACACCGGCACGTTGCGCGTCAACCTCTCCTGGCGCATGCGCCCCTCGGATCTCTACGACCGGCCGCGCCGTCGGATCTCCCTGCGAAACCCGCTGGAGATGCTCAAGCCCGAGCCGGTGAACGCCCACACGCAGGGCATGGTCAACGTCGACCTGGACCTGGCCTGCATGTACGAGCTGAAGGACGGCTCTAAGGGCGTCGTCCAGCCGCTCGGCGGCCTGGTGGGCGACATGCACGACCCGCCCTACGTGAAGCTCAGCGGCGACGACCGGTTCGGCAGTGGTTCCGGGGAGACGATCTACGTCAACCTCGACCACGCCGACGAGATCAAGCGGCTGCTGTTCTTCGTCTACATCTACGACGGCACGCCCGCGTTCGACCGCACGCACGCCATCGTGACGCTGGTGCCCAGCAGTGGACCGCACGTGGAGGTCGGGCTCGACGAACGGGCGCCCGAGGCCCGTTCCTGTGCCGTGCTCATGATCGAGCACGACAAGAACGGCAACCTCGTCGCACGGCGGGAAGTGCGGTACGTCTACGGCTTCCAGGCCGACCTGGACCGGCTCTACGGCTGGGGCATGGCCTGGGGGCGGGGCTACAAGTCCCCGTCCCGGCGCTGA
- a CDS encoding TerD family protein, with translation MTQVMAKGSNIELRATAVQAVLRWSGAPTALDIDASALLLGADGRVRSDDDFVFYNQPRHPSGLVRHRAKTRDADGLTDTVEADLSSLDPTVDRVMLTASADGGTFGEVGGGMRLLVRDAVSGTTLASFDFSPETGAETAMICGELYRRGSGWKFRALGQGYSSGLVGLATAFGVSVDEGNADGAATHVPPPRASGADPVGGPGPGTVPEPPHEPGVPEPEPVPPPAPGPPPPAPGPVPEPEPPGPGPVPQPPPAPPEPPAYPPVPAQHPLAGPQPAYGYPQPVGGPTFTLPPQGPQFASPRG, from the coding sequence ATGACCCAGGTGATGGCGAAGGGCTCCAACATCGAGCTGCGGGCCACCGCGGTGCAGGCGGTGCTCCGCTGGTCGGGCGCCCCGACCGCACTGGACATCGACGCCTCCGCGCTGCTGCTCGGCGCGGACGGCCGGGTGCGTTCGGACGACGACTTCGTCTTCTACAACCAGCCACGGCACCCCTCCGGGCTGGTGCGGCACCGGGCGAAGACCCGCGACGCCGACGGCCTCACCGACACCGTCGAGGCGGACCTGTCCTCCCTCGACCCGACGGTCGACCGCGTCATGCTCACCGCCTCCGCCGACGGCGGGACGTTCGGCGAGGTCGGCGGCGGTATGCGGCTGCTCGTACGGGACGCGGTGAGCGGGACGACGCTCGCGTCGTTCGACTTCAGTCCGGAGACCGGCGCCGAGACGGCGATGATCTGCGGTGAGCTCTACCGACGCGGGTCGGGTTGGAAGTTCCGCGCCCTCGGGCAGGGCTACAGCAGCGGACTGGTGGGGCTCGCGACGGCGTTCGGCGTCTCGGTCGACGAGGGGAACGCCGACGGGGCCGCCACCCACGTCCCGCCGCCGCGTGCGTCCGGCGCGGACCCCGTGGGCGGGCCCGGGCCGGGCACGGTGCCGGAACCGCCGCACGAGCCGGGGGTGCCGGAGCCCGAGCCCGTCCCTCCGCCGGCCCCCGGGCCGCCCCCGCCCGCGCCGGGGCCCGTCCCCGAGCCGGAGCCGCCGGGGCCGGGGCCCGTACCGCAGCCCCCGCCCGCGCCGCCGGAACCACCGGCCTACCCGCCGGTACCGGCCCAGCACCCGCTGGCCGGGCCGCAACCCGCGTACGGATATCCCCAACCGGTGGGCGGGCCGACGTTCACCCTGCCGCCGCAGGGGCCGCAGTTCGCGTCCCCCCGGGGCTGA
- a CDS encoding DUF475 domain-containing protein, whose translation MVLRTFGWSFGVTAAGLAFAAFFWGWEGFAVVAILSILEISLSFDNAVVNAGVLKKMNAFWQKIFLTIGILIAVFGMRLIFPVAIVAITAGVGPIEAVDLAMSEPDTYEQMVTDAHPSIAAFGGMFLLMIFLNFMFEDREHKWLPWLERPLAKLSGVNALSVCIALIALLVSAMALAPHAHQYGGHADKTTTVLLSGVAGLITYLVVGGLSGFFEHKLEEEEEREHVAEEAAARSGQQVTALGVGGKAAFFLFLYLEVLDASFSFDGVIGAFAITNHIFWMALGLGIGAMYVRSITVYLVRQGTLDDYVYLEHGAHYAIGALAAILLVTIRFEIHEVITGLLGVTLIGLAFWSSLRYNRLHRGDRDGGEGGSPSEEKRVTSGV comes from the coding sequence GTGGTCCTCAGAACCTTCGGATGGTCCTTCGGCGTGACAGCCGCGGGCCTGGCCTTCGCGGCGTTCTTCTGGGGCTGGGAGGGCTTCGCCGTGGTGGCGATCCTCTCGATCCTCGAGATCTCGCTCTCGTTCGACAACGCCGTCGTCAACGCCGGTGTGCTGAAGAAGATGAACGCCTTCTGGCAGAAGATCTTCCTCACGATCGGCATTCTCATCGCCGTCTTCGGCATGCGGCTGATCTTCCCGGTGGCGATCGTGGCCATCACGGCGGGTGTCGGACCGATCGAGGCCGTCGACCTGGCGATGAGCGAGCCCGACACCTACGAGCAGATGGTCACCGACGCCCATCCCTCGATCGCGGCGTTCGGCGGCATGTTCCTGCTGATGATCTTCCTCAACTTCATGTTCGAGGACCGTGAGCACAAGTGGCTGCCGTGGCTGGAGCGTCCGCTCGCCAAGCTGAGCGGCGTCAACGCCCTGTCGGTCTGCATCGCTCTCATCGCGCTGCTGGTCTCCGCGATGGCCCTGGCCCCGCACGCCCACCAGTACGGCGGGCACGCGGACAAGACGACGACCGTGCTGCTGTCGGGTGTGGCGGGTCTGATCACCTACCTGGTCGTCGGAGGCCTCTCCGGCTTCTTCGAGCACAAGCTGGAGGAGGAAGAGGAGCGCGAGCACGTCGCCGAGGAGGCGGCGGCCCGGTCGGGTCAGCAGGTCACGGCCCTCGGGGTCGGCGGCAAGGCGGCCTTCTTCCTCTTCCTCTACCTGGAGGTGCTCGACGCGTCGTTCTCCTTCGACGGCGTCATCGGCGCGTTCGCGATCACCAACCACATCTTCTGGATGGCGCTCGGCCTGGGCATCGGTGCGATGTACGTCCGGTCGATCACCGTCTACCTGGTGCGCCAGGGCACGCTGGACGACTACGTCTACCTGGAGCACGGCGCCCACTACGCGATCGGTGCGCTGGCGGCGATCCTGCTCGTCACCATCCGCTTCGAGATCCACGAGGTGATCACCGGGTTGCTCGGAGTCACCCTCATCGGTCTCGCGTTCTGGTCCTCGCTGCGCTACAACCGGCTGCACCGAGGAGACCGTGACGGAGGTGAGGGGGGAAGCCCCTCCGAGGAGAAGCGCGTCACCTCGGGAGTATGA